A part of Capsicum annuum cultivar UCD-10X-F1 chromosome 6, UCD10Xv1.1, whole genome shotgun sequence genomic DNA contains:
- the LOC124899269 gene encoding adenylate isopentenyltransferase 5, chloroplastic-like, with amino-acid sequence MATKVDLDIIGTMCTMGPMDTNGHHWHHGRHKHQRHTVVPCTKTPSPSTAGALCIRHLCTTITMQSCDELHAPCIKSRILRKMHTFINNIIKWNTNKVVFKMGATGKSRLSVDLTIHFSAEIINSDKMQVYKGLDIVTNKITDTKKQGVTHYLLGEIDSDFDFTFENFCAQANCYIEKIISRGYVSIIIDGSNSYIEKLVKDPMFIFKSKYNSCFIWIDVDVSILDPFLRKKVDHMVQTGLVDEVRGIFSPEADYSKGIRQSIGVPEMDKYFREENKFDPCKDSTKKMLLESAVKENKVNTCNLVRHQLEKI; translated from the exons ATGGCCACCAAAGTTGACTTGGACATCATTGGCACCATGTGCACCATGGGACCCATGGACACGAATGGACACCATTGGCACCATGGGCGCCATAAGCACCAAAGGCACACCGTGGTTCCATGCACCAAGACACCATCACCATCCACCGCAGGTGCACTATGTATTAGGCACCTGTGCACCACAATAACAATGCAGAGCTGCGACGAACTTCATGCACCATGTATCAAATCACGCATCCTCAG AAAAATGCATACATtcatcaacaatatcataaaGTGGAACACGAACAAGGTAGTGTTTAAAATGGGAGCTACGGGGAAATCTCGTCTCTCTGTTGACCTCACAATCCATTTTTCAGCAGAAATCATCAACTCAGACAAAATGCAAGTTTATAAGGGACTTGACATTGTAACCAATAAGATCACTGACACTAAAAAACAAGGTGTAACACACTATTTGCT tggtGAAATCGATTCAGATTTTGATTTCacatttgagaatttttgtgcTCAAGCCAATTGCTATATAGAGAAAATTATAAGTCGTGGATATGTTTCAATCATCATTGATGGGTCAAATTCATACATTGAAAAACTTGTGAAAGATCCTATGTTCATATTTAAATCTAAATACAACAGTTGTTTTATTTGGATTGATGTTGACGTATCTATATTGGACCCTTTTCTTCGCAAAAAGGTTGATCATATGGTACAAACAG GGCTAGTGGATGAGGTACGGGGAATATTTTCTCCTGAAGCAGATTACAGTAAAGGAATCCGACAATCCATTGGTGTCCCTGAGATGGATAAATACtttagagaagaaaataaatttgaccCATGTAAAGACTCAACAAAGAAGATGCTTCTTGAATCTGCggttaaagaaaataaagttaatACTTGCAACTTAGTTCGGCACCAACTTGAGAAAATTTGA